The Candidatus Zixiibacteriota bacterium genome contains the following window.
ATAAATTTACACTTGGGGTTGAAAATAACACGGGAAAGGGAGGACGTCAAGCAATTCGCCGACAGATATAAAAGTGGCGGCTTGAGTTAAGCCGCCACTTTCGGAATCTTGTGAAGCGGTATTCTTGAGGACTCAACGGTAATAGAGCGGTACCGAACCTCCCTTGAACAGGTAGTTTATCAAAAAGGTGACATCGAGGATATTTATACTACCGTTACCATCGGCATCGCCGGCGAGGAAAGCCGGCGGCGGCGGTCCCTGCTGATAGAGGTAACTCAGAATATAGGTGCCATCAAGAATATTTATGGTTCCGTTTCCGTTGGCGTCGCCGCACTGATGAATTACAAAAAGGCCGTCAATAACCTCTACCACACTGGTGTCGAGAACCGGCACCACGGATGTATCGATGGAAATAGAGTCCGCAGGCGGTCCGGCAACCTGCATCCAGCTCACACAAGTAGTGCCCTGCCAGGTGTTGCAGCGAAACCAGCTGGTGTCCAAAATGGTATCATACGTCAATCCAATCATCTGTCCATATGGGTCAGAAAACTGGATGCCATCCAGATTCTTATCTATAAGGAGAAGGGCATATCGGTCGGAGGTGGTATCGGGCACATTGAGGACATCGGCTTTAATTTTGATGAGCGGTATATTCCCGCTTTGCGGCTCAATCGGGGGGACAACCGGACCCGGAAATGTCGTTGCCAGAGCAACAATTCTGATATCGTGCCCGGTCCCGCTCACTGAGTTGGCATTGATGTAACTCCAGCCGGATACGAGCGTCCCGCTGGTATCAATCAGGTCCGCCGTTGTTCCCTGAAAAACAATCATGTCGGGACGATTCAGTATAATGCGAATGAGGAACCCGGCGATGGAATCGGATGGGTTCTCCACAAAAATCGGGATGATAGCATCCTGCTGATTGGGATAACCGCTGGCGGTTCCAATCCAGAGATTCAAGGTCAATGAATCCTGGCCGCTAACGGAAGTTGAAAGGCTGAGAATCAGGAAGAAAATCAACGCCAAAAAAATCCTGATTTTCCTCGGATTAAACATCTCGACCTCCTATTTAAGAGAGTTTGGGGCTGTTAGAATCCGTTAGCAGTTATTCAATGGGGTTCTTTAAGTCTTTAATTGCAGATATTTCTCAATCGATTAAATATAAGTTCATTTAGATAAATGTCAATCTATTTTTGACTTCCAGTCAGAGTTCCCAAAGAAATTGTGCAATATGCTGCAGAAATTGAGCTTGTATTGACACCGTTTGACGCTGCATGGTGCTGATTTAGATTGACTTCAAATCTGCGTAAGTTTTTGATAATATTTGAGATACACCATTTAGACGCTTTGGGAACGGCAATTGCTATATTTTTATTGTCTA
Protein-coding sequences here:
- a CDS encoding dockerin type I repeat-containing protein; the encoded protein is MFNPRKIRIFLALIFFLILSLSTSVSGQDSLTLNLWIGTASGYPNQQDAIIPIFVENPSDSIAGFLIRIILNRPDMIVFQGTTADLIDTSGTLVSGWSYINANSVSGTGHDIRIVALATTFPGPVVPPIEPQSGNIPLIKIKADVLNVPDTTSDRYALLLIDKNLDGIQFSDPYGQMIGLTYDTILDTSWFRCNTWQGTTCVSWMQVAGPPADSISIDTSVVPVLDTSVVEVIDGLFVIHQCGDANGNGTINILDGTYILSYLYQQGPPPPAFLAGDADGNGSINILDVTFLINYLFKGGSVPLYYR